A genomic segment from Pollutimonas thiosulfatoxidans encodes:
- a CDS encoding DNA topoisomerase IV subunit B, whose amino-acid sequence MAIPRYDEASIRVLKGLEPVRQRPGMYTRTDNPLHILQEVIDNAADEALAGFGKHIKLTLHTDGSVSIEDDGRGIPVGMHPDEHAPVVELVFTRLHAGGKFDKKAGGAYAFSGGLHGVGVSVTNALSTRLEVRVWRDGATHELIFANGDVLTPLQELEPVGRRKTGTRVRVWPDPKYFDTATIPMPELVHALRSKAVLLNGTKVSLIVEKTGETREWQYEEGLRGYLDEALGDAERIVPAFEGKQYAADDDESFALGEGAQWVVVWTADGAVVRESYVNLISTTAGGTHEAGLRDGLFTAVKTFAELHSLVPKGVKLLPEDVFARASFVLSAKVLDPQFQGQIKERLNSRDAVRLVGGFVRNALDLWLHANVDYGRKLAEIAIRQAQARARSSQKVEKRKSSGVAVLPGKLTDCESSDASRTEIFLVEGDSAGGSAKMGRDKEFQAILPLRGKVLNSWEVDRDRLFANNEIHDIAVAIGVDPHGPTDTVDLSGLRYGRVCILSDADVDGSHIQVLLLTLFFRHFPKLVEAGHVFVARPPLFRVDVPAAGKRPARKVYCLDQGELEAVQDKLRKEGVREGSWSISRFKGLGEMSAEQLWDTTMNPDTRRLMPISYGALGVEATTQMFDMLMGKGESAQRRSWLEEKGNLAEVDV is encoded by the coding sequence TTGGCAATACCACGCTACGACGAAGCTTCAATCCGGGTATTGAAGGGACTTGAACCGGTCCGTCAACGGCCCGGCATGTATACCCGAACTGACAATCCACTGCACATCCTGCAGGAGGTTATCGACAATGCCGCCGACGAGGCCCTGGCGGGCTTTGGCAAACACATCAAGCTTACCTTGCACACTGATGGCAGCGTATCCATCGAGGACGACGGACGCGGTATCCCCGTGGGCATGCACCCGGACGAACATGCGCCGGTGGTCGAGCTGGTGTTCACGCGCTTGCACGCCGGCGGAAAGTTCGACAAGAAGGCCGGCGGCGCCTATGCGTTTTCGGGCGGCCTGCATGGCGTGGGCGTGTCGGTGACCAACGCTTTGTCGACCCGCCTTGAAGTGCGCGTATGGCGCGACGGCGCCACTCATGAGCTGATTTTCGCCAACGGCGATGTATTGACGCCCTTGCAAGAGCTGGAACCCGTGGGGCGCCGCAAGACCGGTACCCGGGTGCGTGTCTGGCCCGACCCCAAGTATTTCGATACGGCCACCATACCGATGCCCGAGTTGGTCCACGCGTTGCGCAGCAAGGCCGTATTGCTCAATGGGACCAAAGTCAGCCTGATTGTCGAGAAAACCGGAGAAACCCGCGAATGGCAGTATGAAGAGGGCTTGCGCGGTTATCTGGATGAGGCGCTGGGCGACGCCGAACGTATTGTTCCCGCGTTTGAAGGCAAGCAGTATGCGGCGGACGACGACGAGTCGTTTGCGTTGGGCGAGGGCGCGCAGTGGGTGGTGGTCTGGACGGCTGACGGCGCCGTCGTGCGCGAGTCCTATGTCAATCTCATTTCGACAACGGCCGGCGGTACCCATGAGGCTGGATTGCGCGACGGCCTGTTCACGGCGGTCAAAACCTTTGCCGAGCTGCATTCCCTCGTGCCCAAGGGCGTAAAGTTGCTACCCGAAGACGTATTTGCCCGTGCCAGTTTTGTGTTGTCGGCAAAAGTGCTCGATCCGCAGTTTCAGGGACAAATCAAGGAAAGGCTCAATAGCCGCGACGCCGTGCGCCTGGTCGGCGGATTCGTCAGGAACGCTCTGGATCTCTGGCTGCACGCCAACGTGGACTACGGCCGCAAGCTTGCCGAGATCGCCATCCGTCAGGCGCAAGCCCGTGCCCGCTCGTCCCAGAAAGTGGAAAAGCGCAAGAGTTCCGGGGTGGCGGTGTTGCCGGGCAAGCTTACCGATTGCGAATCCAGCGATGCTTCGCGCACCGAGATTTTCCTGGTCGAAGGCGATTCGGCCGGCGGATCGGCCAAGATGGGACGCGACAAAGAATTCCAGGCCATCTTGCCGCTACGGGGCAAGGTGCTTAACTCGTGGGAAGTCGATAGAGACCGGCTCTTTGCCAATAACGAGATCCACGACATTGCCGTGGCGATAGGAGTGGATCCGCACGGGCCCACCGACACCGTGGACCTGTCCGGCCTGCGTTACGGCCGCGTCTGCATATTGTCGGATGCCGATGTGGACGGTTCGCACATACAGGTGCTGCTGCTGACCTTGTTCTTCCGCCATTTTCCGAAACTGGTCGAGGCGGGCCACGTGTTTGTCGCCAGGCCGCCGCTGTTTCGCGTCGACGTGCCCGCGGCCGGGAAGCGGCCGGCACGCAAGGTTTATTGCCTGGACCAGGGCGAGCTGGAAGCCGTCCAGGACAAGCTGCGCAAGGAAGGCGTACGCGAAGGATCGTGGAGCATCAGCCGCTTCAAGGGCCTGGGCGAAATGAGTGCGGAGCAGTTATGGGACACCACCATGAACCCGGACACGCGGCGCCTGATGCCGATCAGCTATGGAGCCCTGGGGGTGGAGGCGACCACGCAGATGTTCGACATGCTGATGGGCAAGGGCGAATCCGCGCAGCGGCGCAGCTGGCTCGAAGAAAAAGGCAATCTCGCCGAAGTAGACGTTTAA
- the gdhA gene encoding NADP-specific glutamate dehydrogenase, with the protein MNLPTLDQFLDQIRARDPHQPEFMQAVKEVMNSLWPFIERNPRYAAHGILERLVEPERAFQFRISWVDDQGRVQVNRGFRIQHSSAIGPYKGGMRFHPSVNLSILKFLAFEQTFKNALTTLPMGGGKGGSDFDPKGKSDGEVMRFCQALIAELYRHLGPDTDVPAGDIGVGAREVGFMTGMMKKLSNSSASVFTGKGLTYGGSLIRPEATGYGTVYFAEEMLKHARQSIEGLTVSVSGSGNVAQYAIEKCMQLGARVVTVSDSHGTVVDKAGFTPEKLAELIRLKNEERGRVETYANKFKLDYQAGKRPWHVPVDVALPCATQNELELEDAQTLIKNGVRCVAEGANMPTSLAAVDAFVQARILYAPGKASNAGGVAVSGLEMSQNAQRLHWTRDQVDNKLHAIMRDIHDNCVLHGAEGKTVNYVNGANIAGFVKVADAMLHQGVY; encoded by the coding sequence ATGAACCTACCAACACTAGATCAGTTTCTTGACCAAATCCGCGCGCGCGACCCGCATCAGCCCGAGTTCATGCAGGCAGTCAAAGAAGTGATGAATAGTTTGTGGCCCTTCATTGAACGCAATCCCCGCTATGCCGCTCACGGCATACTGGAACGACTGGTAGAGCCCGAAAGAGCCTTCCAGTTTCGCATTTCCTGGGTCGATGACCAGGGACGCGTCCAGGTCAACCGCGGCTTCCGCATCCAGCACAGCTCGGCGATAGGCCCTTACAAGGGCGGTATGCGTTTTCACCCTTCGGTCAATTTGTCCATACTGAAATTTCTGGCCTTTGAACAGACCTTCAAGAACGCCTTGACGACCTTGCCCATGGGCGGCGGCAAAGGCGGCTCGGACTTCGACCCCAAAGGCAAGTCGGACGGTGAGGTCATGCGCTTCTGCCAGGCGCTCATCGCCGAACTCTACCGCCACCTGGGGCCGGACACCGATGTGCCGGCTGGCGACATTGGTGTCGGCGCCCGTGAAGTCGGATTCATGACGGGCATGATGAAGAAGTTGTCCAACTCGTCGGCCAGCGTGTTCACCGGCAAGGGGCTGACCTACGGCGGCAGCCTGATCCGTCCCGAGGCCACCGGCTATGGCACGGTTTACTTTGCCGAAGAAATGCTCAAGCACGCCCGCCAGTCCATCGAAGGCCTGACGGTATCGGTGTCCGGGTCCGGCAATGTGGCGCAATACGCCATCGAAAAATGCATGCAGTTGGGCGCGCGTGTGGTCACGGTATCCGACTCGCACGGCACCGTCGTCGACAAGGCCGGCTTCACGCCGGAAAAGCTGGCCGAACTGATACGCCTGAAGAACGAAGAGCGTGGCCGGGTCGAAACTTATGCCAACAAGTTCAAGCTGGACTACCAGGCCGGCAAACGTCCCTGGCATGTGCCCGTGGACGTGGCCCTGCCCTGCGCCACGCAAAACGAGCTGGAGTTGGAAGACGCACAAACTCTCATCAAGAACGGCGTGCGCTGTGTCGCAGAAGGCGCCAACATGCCCACCAGCCTGGCGGCCGTCGATGCCTTTGTGCAGGCGCGCATTCTGTATGCGCCGGGCAAGGCCAGCAATGCCGGCGGCGTGGCGGTGTCGGGCCTGGAAATGAGCCAGAATGCGCAGCGCCTGCACTGGACGCGCGATCAGGTTGACAATAAGCTGCACGCCATCATGCGCGACATCCACGACAACTGCGTGCTGCACGGCGCGGAAGGCAAGACGGTCAACTACGTCAACGGCGCCAACATTGCCGGTTTCGTGAAAGTGGCCGACGCCATGCTGCACCAGGGCGTTTATTGA
- a CDS encoding YhdP family protein: MKIALAAYFALALLVLGVRYLVLPNIDQWRPQIAAQLSSRLDLDVTLGAIQAEWKGLNPSLRLRNVQLARPGQPAVLEVPQVDARLSWRSLFSLSPQFLSLSVRGMTLDVSRDANDQWRLMGLPIDLAEAAQQPADRGDGFLIWLAAQRHIVLRDATVRWTDALRQAPPLVLEGVTLTVTGRSGNHDFSLIATPPAGLGDQLEARGHIRTDGAEAASSSRLRSAEGRLYVRMPNMAPLAWDPWLPLPPGLQSGQVSMQSWLEFQSGSLARVVLDAHVADARWEFPEQVAASVGSFRLYLDGPGSAYGKLAAGNPDPGLAFSLAAKHLTVEAPELFQHTLSFDLIDADGSVGHEDDGALALRSARLAVVNLDMDAAFQGNWKEGGSGVAGMVDVQGVFRRATVDAIDDYLPSTVDLDAREWMAASLMDGEIADATVAVRGDLMHFPFGEHPTAGDFSLQGRYSGGVIDYLPPDDGSLGWPRLTDMRGTVAMHRSSLRVTADEALMLPTPDMPIRLHEVRADIPDIEMESILEIDGLTSARAEAYLALMSHSPLGDLLDGIFAQSSADGMWQVPLSLTIPLARPEDTTVKGAIEFAGSTVRLAPGMPEFTKVKGVLAFTDNHIEATGLSGQLLGGPLNMEGGVGVGTKGLTMRGRADAGALNAYVGLPGMSRLSGQLPYRATLQRDKSGGFSLSAESDLKGLGLDFPAPVGKAPDSARKLRLSWKPQADAKAMRFEASLDDALRASLVHRPGRKSASFFQAGAIGLNQPAKLPAQGLSLDIQYPDIDLDAWDAVLDGFSEIAANDAAPGKPAILPDVSQVRLQAGQARVWGVDLDQLTFTARQPQPAQWRVDISSSQTAGTLFWRESKGRIAGRVDANFDRLSLGAEASTPASSDSDPAMQFTDDLDIPGVNLHVKKLRLYGHEVGELSVVGVNQARGHLWRLDQLTLSSPAAVLSGTGTWRLSGPQRGLTLDAEAQVHDLGAYLDEAGFKDMTKGGSGTLKGNIEWRNLPWTFSKADLEGQVEIALQDGRFSTPNSGSARLLELLSLQSVKRLAKLEFKPAGLAKEGYPYDNLKGTIAVSKGVTTTDNYRVTGPVGTIVIGGKSNLIHETVDLRAVVIPNLDVSGAAIAAGIAINPIVGVGAFLTQWLLQQPLAKAMTVEYRVSGTWDDPQIEEVSPASKALTHQ; the protein is encoded by the coding sequence TTGAAGATCGCACTGGCCGCGTATTTTGCGCTGGCCCTGCTGGTGCTGGGCGTCCGCTATCTGGTTTTGCCCAATATCGACCAGTGGCGTCCTCAAATCGCCGCGCAACTATCGTCCCGTCTCGACCTCGATGTCACCCTGGGTGCCATACAGGCCGAATGGAAGGGCCTGAACCCCAGCCTGCGTCTGCGCAATGTCCAACTGGCCCGTCCCGGCCAGCCGGCAGTGCTGGAAGTGCCCCAAGTGGATGCCCGCCTTAGCTGGCGCAGCCTGTTCTCGCTTTCGCCGCAGTTTCTCAGCCTCAGTGTGCGCGGGATGACCTTGGACGTGAGCCGCGATGCGAACGACCAGTGGCGGCTGATGGGCCTACCGATCGATCTGGCCGAGGCAGCGCAACAGCCTGCGGACCGCGGCGATGGCTTCCTGATCTGGCTGGCGGCTCAACGGCATATTGTGTTGCGCGATGCCACGGTACGCTGGACCGATGCCTTGCGCCAGGCGCCGCCCCTGGTGTTGGAGGGCGTTACGCTGACAGTTACCGGCCGGTCCGGCAATCACGACTTTTCATTGATAGCAACGCCGCCTGCCGGCCTGGGCGACCAACTGGAAGCGCGTGGCCATATTCGGACGGACGGCGCAGAGGCGGCGAGCAGCTCGCGCCTGCGCTCCGCGGAGGGCCGCTTGTATGTGCGTATGCCCAACATGGCCCCGCTGGCGTGGGACCCATGGCTGCCCTTGCCCCCCGGGCTGCAATCCGGTCAGGTCTCCATGCAGTCCTGGCTTGAGTTCCAATCCGGTTCGCTTGCCCGGGTAGTGCTGGATGCGCATGTGGCTGATGCCCGCTGGGAGTTTCCAGAGCAGGTCGCCGCCAGCGTTGGCTCCTTCCGTCTTTATCTGGACGGCCCCGGTAGCGCTTACGGCAAACTGGCCGCCGGTAATCCGGATCCGGGCCTGGCTTTCAGTCTGGCTGCGAAGCATCTGACGGTCGAGGCTCCCGAACTATTCCAGCACACCTTGTCATTTGATCTTATCGATGCGGATGGCAGCGTGGGGCACGAGGATGACGGCGCCCTGGCATTGCGGTCAGCGCGCCTGGCTGTGGTTAATCTCGATATGGACGCCGCCTTTCAAGGGAATTGGAAGGAGGGCGGATCGGGCGTAGCGGGAATGGTCGACGTCCAAGGCGTTTTTCGGCGCGCCACGGTGGACGCCATTGATGACTACTTGCCAAGCACCGTTGATCTGGACGCGCGCGAGTGGATGGCTGCCAGCCTGATGGACGGCGAGATTGCCGACGCCACGGTCGCCGTGCGAGGCGACCTGATGCACTTTCCGTTCGGAGAGCATCCGACCGCCGGCGATTTTTCCTTGCAGGGGCGGTACTCGGGCGGGGTGATCGACTATCTGCCGCCAGACGATGGCTCTCTGGGCTGGCCGCGCCTGACAGACATGCGCGGTACGGTCGCCATGCATCGATCCAGCTTGCGGGTAACGGCGGATGAGGCTTTGATGCTGCCCACGCCTGACATGCCCATACGTTTGCACGAGGTGCGCGCCGACATTCCCGATATCGAGATGGAGTCCATCCTGGAGATCGACGGGCTGACGTCGGCCCGGGCCGAAGCTTATCTTGCCTTGATGAGTCATTCGCCGTTGGGCGACCTGCTTGACGGCATCTTCGCGCAAAGTAGTGCCGACGGAATGTGGCAGGTGCCCTTGTCACTGACCATACCGCTGGCGCGCCCCGAAGACACCACCGTGAAGGGGGCCATCGAGTTTGCCGGCAGTACTGTCAGGCTTGCGCCCGGTATGCCAGAATTCACGAAGGTAAAAGGCGTGCTCGCCTTTACCGACAATCATATCGAGGCTACGGGTTTAAGCGGGCAGTTGCTGGGGGGACCGCTGAATATGGAAGGCGGCGTGGGCGTGGGAACCAAAGGCTTGACGATGCGCGGTCGAGCCGATGCTGGCGCACTGAACGCCTATGTCGGCCTGCCCGGCATGAGCCGGCTTTCGGGGCAATTGCCCTACAGGGCGACGCTGCAGCGCGACAAGAGCGGCGGCTTTTCGCTGTCGGCCGAGTCTGATCTGAAAGGGCTGGGCCTGGACTTCCCCGCACCGGTGGGGAAAGCGCCTGATAGCGCCCGCAAGCTGCGGCTATCCTGGAAGCCACAGGCGGACGCCAAAGCCATGCGCTTCGAAGCCAGCCTGGACGACGCGCTGCGCGCCAGCCTGGTGCATCGCCCGGGTCGAAAGTCAGCAAGCTTTTTTCAGGCGGGGGCCATCGGGCTGAATCAGCCTGCGAAACTGCCTGCGCAAGGCTTGAGTCTGGACATTCAGTATCCCGACATCGATCTGGATGCCTGGGATGCCGTCCTTGATGGGTTTTCAGAAATTGCTGCAAACGACGCTGCGCCAGGCAAGCCGGCAATCTTGCCTGATGTGAGCCAAGTCCGCTTGCAAGCGGGACAGGCACGGGTATGGGGCGTCGATCTGGACCAACTGACCTTTACCGCCCGTCAGCCGCAGCCTGCCCAATGGCGGGTCGATATCAGTTCTTCGCAGACCGCAGGCACGCTGTTCTGGCGCGAATCTAAGGGCCGAATTGCGGGCAGGGTAGACGCGAACTTCGACAGGCTATCGCTGGGCGCTGAAGCCAGTACGCCAGCCTCGTCCGACAGCGACCCGGCCATGCAGTTTACGGATGACCTGGATATTCCCGGCGTCAACCTGCATGTCAAGAAGCTTAGGCTTTATGGGCATGAGGTCGGGGAGCTGTCGGTCGTGGGGGTCAATCAGGCGCGCGGACACTTATGGCGCCTGGATCAATTGACGCTTTCCAGCCCCGCCGCTGTGCTGAGCGGAACCGGAACCTGGCGCCTGAGCGGCCCGCAGCGTGGCCTGACGCTGGACGCCGAAGCGCAGGTGCACGATCTGGGTGCTTACCTGGATGAAGCCGGTTTCAAGGACATGACCAAAGGTGGTTCGGGTACCTTGAAAGGAAACATAGAGTGGCGCAACTTGCCCTGGACCTTCAGCAAGGCCGATCTTGAAGGGCAGGTGGAAATCGCCTTGCAGGACGGCAGGTTCTCGACGCCCAATTCGGGTTCCGCGCGCCTGCTGGAGCTCTTGTCGCTGCAATCGGTAAAGCGCCTGGCCAAGCTGGAATTCAAGCCGGCCGGGCTGGCCAAGGAAGGCTACCCCTATGACAACTTGAAAGGCACCATAGCCGTGTCCAAGGGCGTGACCACAACGGACAACTATCGCGTGACCGGTCCGGTGGGCACCATCGTGATCGGGGGCAAGTCTAATCTGATCCACGAGACCGTGGATCTTCGGGCGGTGGTCATCCCGAACCTGGATGTCAGCGGCGCTGCCATTGCGGCCGGTATTGCGATCAACCCTATCGTGGGGGTGGGCGCTTTCCTGACGCAGTGGCTGCTACAGCAGCCACTGGCCAAAGCCATGACAGTGGAATACCGCGTCAGCGGAACGTGGGACGACCCCCAAATAGAAGAAGTCTCACCCGCGTCCAAAGCCTTGACGCATCAATAA
- the trxA gene encoding thioredoxin TrxA, whose protein sequence is MSESIKHVSDASFEADVIQSDVPVLVDYWAPWCGPCKMIAPLLEDAAKQYEGRVIIAKVNVDENPDTAAKYGIRGIPTLMLFKNGAAAATKVGALSKSQLGSFLDESL, encoded by the coding sequence ATGAGCGAATCCATCAAACACGTGAGCGATGCCTCATTCGAGGCCGACGTCATTCAATCCGACGTCCCCGTCCTGGTCGACTACTGGGCCCCCTGGTGCGGCCCCTGCAAAATGATTGCGCCCCTACTCGAGGACGCCGCCAAGCAGTATGAAGGCCGTGTTATCATCGCCAAGGTCAACGTCGACGAAAACCCCGATACGGCAGCCAAGTACGGCATCCGCGGCATACCCACCCTTATGCTGTTCAAGAACGGCGCAGCCGCAGCCACCAAAGTGGGCGCATTGTCCAAATCGCAACTGGGCTCCTTTCTCGACGAATCCCTTTAA
- the rho gene encoding transcription termination factor Rho: MHLTELKTQHVSKLLEMAAALEIDNAGRLRKQELMFAIMKRHAKQGEQIFGDGVLEVLPDGFGFLRSPDTSYLASTDDIYISPSQIRRFNLHTGDSIEGEVRTPKDGERYFALVKVDKVNGMQPEAIKHRIMFENLTPLHPDEVMTLERDIKSEENITGRILDIFAPIGKGQRALIVASPKSGKTVMMQHMAHAISANYPDAIMIVLLVDERPEEVTEMQRTVRGEVVASTFDEPATRHVQVAEMVIEKAKRLVELKKDVVILLDSITRLARAYNTVVPASGKVLTGGVDANALQRPKRFFGAARNVEEGGSLTIIGTALVETGSRMDEVIYEEFKGTGNSEVHLERRLAEKRVYPSINLNKSGTRREELLIKPELLQKIWVLRKFIHDMDEIEAMEFIMDKIRATKNNSEFFDMMKK, encoded by the coding sequence ATGCACCTCACAGAATTAAAAACGCAGCACGTCTCGAAGCTGCTGGAAATGGCCGCCGCGCTCGAAATCGACAACGCCGGCCGCCTGCGCAAACAAGAACTGATGTTCGCCATCATGAAGCGGCACGCCAAACAAGGCGAGCAGATCTTCGGCGACGGCGTACTTGAAGTGCTTCCCGACGGCTTCGGCTTCCTGCGTTCGCCCGACACCTCGTATCTGGCGAGCACCGACGATATCTACATATCGCCCTCGCAGATCCGACGTTTCAATCTGCATACCGGCGACTCCATCGAAGGAGAGGTCCGCACGCCGAAGGATGGCGAGCGTTACTTTGCGCTGGTCAAGGTGGATAAAGTCAATGGCATGCAACCGGAAGCGATCAAGCACCGGATCATGTTCGAAAACCTCACGCCGCTGCACCCCGATGAGGTCATGACGCTCGAGCGCGACATCAAAAGCGAAGAAAACATCACCGGACGCATCCTGGACATTTTTGCCCCCATAGGCAAAGGCCAGCGCGCCCTTATCGTCGCCAGCCCGAAATCCGGTAAAACCGTCATGATGCAGCACATGGCACACGCCATCAGCGCCAATTATCCTGACGCCATCATGATCGTGCTGCTGGTGGACGAGCGCCCTGAAGAAGTCACCGAAATGCAACGCACGGTGCGCGGCGAAGTCGTCGCATCGACCTTCGACGAACCCGCCACCCGCCATGTGCAGGTGGCCGAGATGGTCATCGAGAAAGCCAAGCGCCTGGTCGAACTTAAAAAAGACGTCGTCATCCTGCTCGATTCCATCACCCGTCTGGCTCGTGCCTACAACACCGTTGTGCCCGCCTCCGGCAAGGTACTTACCGGTGGTGTCGATGCCAATGCCCTGCAGCGCCCCAAGCGCTTCTTCGGCGCGGCGCGCAATGTGGAAGAAGGCGGTTCGCTGACCATCATCGGCACAGCGCTGGTCGAGACCGGCAGCCGCATGGACGAAGTCATCTACGAAGAATTCAAAGGCACCGGCAACTCCGAGGTTCACCTCGAACGCCGCCTCGCCGAAAAGCGGGTCTATCCGTCAATCAACCTGAACAAATCGGGTACGCGGCGCGAAGAACTGCTCATCAAACCAGAGCTTCTACAAAAGATCTGGGTGCTTCGCAAGTTCATACACGACATGGACGAAATCGAAGCCATGGAGTTCATCATGGACAAGATCCGGGCAACGAAGAACAACTCCGAATTCTTCGACATGATGAAGAAGTAA